In Lepus europaeus isolate LE1 chromosome 9, mLepTim1.pri, whole genome shotgun sequence, the following are encoded in one genomic region:
- the LOC133767118 gene encoding LOW QUALITY PROTEIN: eukaryotic initiation factor 4A-II-like (The sequence of the model RefSeq protein was modified relative to this genomic sequence to represent the inferred CDS: inserted 2 bases in 1 codon), translated as MSGGSADYNREHGGPEGMDPDGVIESNWNEIVDNFDDMNLKESLLRGIYAYGFEKPSAIQQRAIIPCIKXIQKVILALGDYMGATCHACIGGTNVRNEMQKLQAEAPHIVVGTPGRVFDMLNRRCLSPKWIKMFVLDEADEMLSRGFKDQIYEIFHKLNTSIQVVLLSATMPTDVLEVTKKFMRDPIRILVKKEELTLEGIKQFYINVEREEWKLDTLCDLYETLTITQAVIFLNTRRKVDWLTEKMHARDFTVSALHGDMDQKERDVIMREFQSGSSRVLITTDLLARGIDVQQVSLVINYDLPTNRENYIHRTSRIGRGGRFGRKGVAINFVTEEDKRILRDIETFYNTTVEEMPMNVADLI; from the exons ATGTCTGGTGGCTCTGCGGACTATAACAGAGAACATGGCGGCCCAGAGGGAATGGACCCCGATGGTGTCATCGAGAGCAACTGGAATGAGATTGTTGATAACTTTGATGATATGAATTTAAAGGAGTCTCTTCTTCGGGGCATCTATGCTTACGGGTTTGAGAAGCCTTCAGCTATTCAGCAAAGAGCTATTATTCCTTGCATTAA GATCCAAAAGGTCATTCTGGCACTTGGAGACTATATGGGAGCAACCTGTCATGCCTGCATTGGTGGAACAAATGTTAGGAATGAAATGCAAAAATTGCAGGCAGAAGCACCACATATCGTTGTTGGTACACCAGGAAGAGTATTTGATATGTTAAACAGAAGATGCCTTTCTCCAAAATGGATCAAAATGTTCGTTTTGGATGAAGCAGATGAAATGTTGAGCCGAGGGTTTAAGGATCAAATCTATGAGATTTTTCACAAACTAAATACCAGTATTCAGGTTGTGTTGCTTTCTGCCACGATGCCAACTGATGTGTTAGAAGTGACCAAAAAATTCATGAGAGATCCAATTCGAATTCTGGTTAAGAAGGAAGAATTGACCCTTGAAGGAATCAAACAGTTCTATATTAACGTTGAAAGAGAGGAATGGAAGTTGGATACACTTTGTGACTTGTATGAAACACTGACCATTACGCAGGCTGTTATTTTTCTCAATACAAGGCGCAAAGTGGACTGGCTCACTGAGAAAATGCATGCCAGGGACTTCACAGTTTCTGCTCTGCATGGTGACATGGACCAGAAGGAAAGAGATGTCATCATGAGAGAATTCCAATCAGGATCAAGCCGTGTTCTGATCACTACTGACTTGTTGGCTCGTGGGATTGATGTACAACAAGTGTCTTTGGTTATAAACTACGATCTACCTACCAATCGTGAAAACTATATTCACAGGA CGAGTCGAATTGGCAGAGGGGGTCGATTTGGGAGGAAAGGTGTGGCTATAAACTTTGTTACTGAAGAAGACAAGAGGATTCTTCGTGACATTGAGACTTTCTACAATACTACAGTGGAGGAAATGCCCATGAATGTGGCTGACCTTATTTAA